A segment of the Pseudoliparis swirei isolate HS2019 ecotype Mariana Trench chromosome 4, NWPU_hadal_v1, whole genome shotgun sequence genome:
CATAGAACTGGGGTTACACTATCGTAACTTTTGATGTAttcttatttcattttattgttcacgcacaggcacgtgcacagacattttggggggcaggtgctcaaacccaaaaaaagggcacccaatgccaaaaaaaaattctgacagagttgaagcataagcagcaatacacggatgatgcaatacatcctcgacatgcatttcctctggcagcatcagaccgctagcttacattttccttatgaataaagatgaattattatatggcaacaacagtacaagcgttctgattggctaatgggtcgtcatgccagccacgtattgccctcctcgccggtctgatatggatccgtattgccctctgacctcattttcaaaatgagcaatATTGATaagtgaagcagcgaaaatgtgttattgaaagtgatgaagactagaaactatagtttgaattacttgtgttgttactttactggaaatttaaatttattttagctGAGCCGTGTTTTCCGTGTTCtacaagattgatcgttgtaagactggaacagaccaaacaaagagataacacataaaacaatgaggcacaaggatagcatgacaccgagagctatagCATTGTTAGAATAGTCTAGCtgctattttctagctgtgaattctcgtgacatttataaacatactttcaaaatactttcgaaattgtctaaacgGCATTTATACAATACAAAgaagatgctctctctctctctctctctctcttcattaaacatgacgtcagtaaacagctgcaaggctttgaaatcacggatttcgtgagtttttgtttgttcattttttgaggaaacgtcggaccagttgtgacgtcatgttttcagcagcgtaatgttgtggttgatttatcaccaaacaccgtcatgacctgtgtgtctgaagctgcgggtcagaggagaaggaggcgcacccgtttggtggcgcgaggagcactgcgcgagcacTAGTgactaagtggaggagggaggggcgcggcgggaggagggggagggggctcgtgagcgccgcggagcatgtctgGGCGaagttctcacaagaactcaaataaatgtcgcgtcggatatcaaaacacatttgtggggagtttatgacagagagagtaacttttattcttaaatactgaagaatgaaaaaaatttgtctccagcaaaaagggcacttttctcatccagggcaaaaggggaggagcttgagcaccactaggggtctacctgtgcacgtgcctgttcacgcgtgtttgtatttgtttcttaAACAtctaatgaaaaataaatccgAGAGGGGGATGATgggagtaaacaacaacaacaacaactacacagcTGAAGTTAATAAAGTTTAACATTTTCAGCCCAGAGTGAGATTTGATAGCTCTCAAATgcctggttagcttagcttagcacaaagactggaaacggtaggaaacagctagcctggttcTGGTTGAGGCTCCAGACGTAAATACAGCATGTTATTATGTTAATATATGAATGCTAAGTTATTATGatcttattatattaatatatgaatgCTAAGTTATTATGatcttattatattaatatatgaatgctaagttattatgttattatattaacatataaatattattatagtaACACATGATGCTGTGTTTCTTTGCGTCTCACCCTCCAGGAGGTACCGGGCGCTCAGGTGGATGCTGATGCTGGCGTGGAGGCCAGAGATGAGCCGGTAGAACGCCCTCTTCTCCACACActgacctgacacacacacacacacacacacagtgacaaccAGAACCAACACACCTTTCCTCGTGCGGGTGGAGGTCCGCTCACCTTGCAGCCAGCTGTAGAAGAGCTTCCGCTTCACGCCGGGCGGCCTGGAGGGAAAcaagagaggtggaggtgtgtatCAGAGCGATGAGGGCTTTGACCCCAGAGACGAGGGTCCTGGTGGAGGAAGCCTTCCCGTGTGAGAACCTCCTGACGATGTGTTCTCCAGACCGTCATGTGAATGTGATGAAGGAGACTGGACTCTAGAGACCGAGTCGTGACGAGGACCCTCTGGTCTTTACTTGAAGCAGTTCTCCTCGTAGACGCTGGTCCAGACCCTCCAGGCCTCCGGGCCTCTGTAGCCCGTGAAGCGCTCCAGGTTCAGCAGCAGGTCCACGTACTGGGAGTCCGGAGACTCGTCGTCTGGGAAACGGCCAGACTTAATAATAATCACCGTTGCATCACTGCATTACATTTGATGTGCTTTGGGATCAATTGTGTCCTAAAATTATGTTTCAAAACAGTTCTCAGTGTTTTCCTAAAAGTTTCACATTCTTAACATTAAGCTCCTTAAACTTCATTTCATCTTCACCAAAATATGTCTGAATTATTTTCACACATATTTAAAACTCATGAGCTAGTATGTTGATCCTCGGtcagaaacacaaacatctgGATACCGTCCTCCACGCAGAAGCTCTGCTCCCCGTCGTCGTGTTCGCTCCAGTccagcagaacctctctggtctcgTCACTGGAGCAGAAAACAGAGAtgaccagaggtcagaggggagatCAAAGCTTTACGAGGAACCTTTATTTCCTGTTGAttatgtcgccccctgtggactaaagtggtagtgttccACCAGAGTCCCTTTAGAAAACCTctcggtcctggtcctggtcctggtcctggtttaATGTCTGCACAGTGATCTTACAGGACCTGGACTCACCTTAAAGAATCATCCACAGATCCCAGATTCTCCGTCTGCTCACACTCGTTTACGTCTGCAGAAAACTGAACAAACAAGTTTCCTCGTTTACTTTCTTAAAATACTTAATACGACCAATTATTCTGATGAACCTGAACTGGACTCCTGAACTGGACTCACCTGCTCCTGGGAGGAGGATCTGATCCCCTCTGGAACCTGGTTCTGAGAGCagagtgagtcatgtgaccacaggagagtgagtcatgtgaccacaggAGAGTGTTTCAGGTGAACTCACAGGTGAGCAGGTCTTCACAGCGCAGTCCTTCAGCCCACACTGACTGCTGACCCCCCAGAACGGACACACCTTGTTCAGGTTCACCTGCAGACCACCCCAGTGCTCAGTGCCcagtgctcagtgtgtgtgtgtgtgtggtcctcacCTTGTAGAACCTGAAgtagtcctcctccaggagggcTTGTAGTTTGGGGAGCAGTCTGTCGTTGTTGAAGCCGTCGATAGTTTCCACGTCACAGGAGCAGTCGTCCAGGTCTCCGGTGACCTGAGGAGGACGGGGAACCGGGTCTGATCTTACCAAGACCTACTTCCTGTCCCGGGGAACCGGGTCTGATCTTACCAAGACCTACTTCCTGTCCCGGGGAACCGGGTCTGATCTTACCAAGACCTACTTCCTGTCCCGGGGAACCGGGTCTGATCTTAACAAGACCTACTTCCTGTCCCACCTGGGCAGTCCTAGACCTTTGGTTCAGGACACGTGGAACAGGAACTACGGACTCCAGTAACATCAGGCAATAAATTAATGTAACATTTAACTCAAGTAGTTTTACATTAATTCAGCAATTTATCAacttaattaaaagaaaagtttTTTTGGCATTTAAAGCTACTTTCCTAAAGTTAAACATGAACTCATTGATCCTATTTTATAAatctataattatatatatacatatatgtacataaatatatatatattataatacttCTGTACTTTAATGATTATACTGTAGTAGAGTAAAACAAAGAACACATATGTACATCAGAGATGAAGTAGAAGTATGAAGAACACAAtataaatactcaagtaaagtaccGCAAATCTGAGCACAGAACATGTACTTtattaacgggggggggggggtcgctcaCCTGACAGAAGCACCTGCTGTCCGCACATCCgggcacctggaggaggaggaggaggagcagcagcagcttcatcaCGACCTCCGTCTCAGAGCAGAAGACTCCAATGAGACGAGGAGCCTCCGCGCTGCCGGGACGACTCCAGCGGTGACGTCACGTCACGTGTCCAACCGCGACGTGAGCGACGTGCCGGACCTCAGGTGTGCTCTGAGTCACGTAGACGTCGTGATAACACCCGCGAATTATCGATGAGTTATGACTGTAATAGGACATGGTTGTTCTCATGGAGACAATGAAAgtattctttatatatttaagtgTTCTGAGTGCAGGTCAGTTTCACGTGGCCGACGCCTGTGGCGTCATGCCACCGTCAGCCACACGGGGGCGCTGCAGGACTAATTGATAGACTTCAGTATGGTTTGAATGCAGTACTttgtgtggtattagtacttcagtaTGGTTTAAAGGTTTTGGTGAAAGTTGTTTTtctaacattttaatatatatatatatatataattaatataatatatataatatatatattatataatatatattatactatatataaattatataaaatatattatatatataactttgttTACAAAAAGCATCAAGACTTAAAATGTTAAAGTGTAAACAATGTTAGTGAAATGATTTTTAAAACCTGAGGATCAAAATGTTCTTCAAACTATatagcacggtggctcagtgggtagcactgtcgcctcacagcaagaaggccctgggttcgaatcccggtcgtcccaggtcctttctgtgtggagtttgcatgttctcctcgtgtctgcgtgggtttcctccgggtactccggcttcccccaccatcataaagacatgcaccgcagcctcaccccggttcatatggatgtgaatgaatgttggtggtggtcggaggggccgtaggcgctgattggctgccacgcttccgtcagtctgccccagggcagctgtggctactgatgtagcttaccaccaccggtatgactgtgtgcgTGTATGACTACCGGACTCTGTACTCTGTAAagtgacttcgggtgccttgagaagcgctatataaaataaatgattattatatatataaaaatataaactacatatatattaatatatacatttagtttatttatatatttcttagtATTAATGACATTAGCAGAATATAAGTGAACGGGCAGTCTGAGACACATATTGATGAATCTGATAAGTATTGACCCTGCTGGCGGATCAATAACCTCAGTATGAATCTCACGGAATAGACATCGAGGAAGACAGTAAAACATTCTCAGATAAGTTGGAGAACACTATGAAGGATTTCAGTTGCAAATTTAGGCACAAACATATCAAACACTCTGTTCCTTGGATGAATGATGAtatcttaaaaataatgaaagaacgGGATTCTGCCTTAAAAactgcaattaaaaataaatcgagccatgacagacaacattttgctatgctaaggaacagagtggtaatgaaattaagaaaggctaaggcagatttcttcatgactgtaatagaaaaagcgagaggtaaaactaaaatggtctgggatcagttacacaagctaatgggacatcccaacaaagtaaggaagctgcaagaacttaacattaatggtaaactgtcaaataatccagttgaaatagcaaaagctttcaatcactatttcattgattctgttgccaccattgctaaatgtttctcccctgagattagacctgtctgtacagtaaatacattggaGCCAACTTTCATCATAAGAAGTGTCACTCACTCAGACGTCACAAGAATAATCAGTTTTCTTAAACCATCCAAAACTAAAGATACATTTGGTATGGATGCCGTTATGCTTAAAACTCTTACCAAAACACTAATAAATCCCATCAGCAATATCATCaacctctcaatctctcagaacatgtttccaagtgtttggaagtcggctgctgttattccagtatttaaagaaggagatcgcctttctccctctaattacagaccaatcagtatcctgcctacaatatcaaaagttgcagagaagttggtagctgagcaaatgatctgccatttgaaaaacagtccctttgcccttcatccaatgcaattcggctttagagccaattattccactgagacggccacctgtttctttaccgaaaaaataaaatttctactggacaaagggggtgttgttggagctgtgtatcttgatctcaagaaggcatttgacactgtaaatcatagtattcttttatccaaattgcacagttacaacttctcctcaggtacacttaaatggatggaatcatatttgcttaataggtcacagtctgtccaaattcaaaacatcaatccgctgccctccgcttgtccacaggtgtcccacaaggatctgtcctgggcccattattattttccttatatattaatgatctgccatcagtttgtcctcattccaatattcaaatgtatgccgatgacaccgtcatttatctgcatggcagcaatttgggagatgtagcaaaagaactcactacatccatggctaatgtgactacttggttaacgcaatgttgtttacaactcaatatatccaaaactgtgtgtatgtttttaccaaaagaaactctagtagtgtagaaccggatgtttttgtatctggggagaggctaaaggttgtatctaaatacaagtacctgggagtactttttgattcaaatttgtctttcaaatcacaggtgaaaaaagtttgtaatcgggtaaaatacaatctatccaatttccgattctcgcaactacatgtcaacagaggcagctaaaacattcatgcattcaatggttatttcccatatcacctactgtttaacaacctggtcacatgctagtgccactacgctcaaaccattacagtcattatacaagcgtacactcaaaactcttgataaaaaaaaagttctgtctcatcactgtcctattctaaaaaaatacaacttgcttagttgggataacttgattaaatatgtgcacgtctgtctgatgtacaaaatcatacatggattgacctctcctcctctcaaacaatttgtcaccacacgaactggatatcggctcacgagaggagcagcgagaggggattgtatcgtccctctcaggaaaagtgcttttagtcatgctgctttctcagtacaagcagcagttcactggaactgcattccagtatctatcagagagctacaatcattcaactcttttaaagcggaaacaaagaaatggtacattactacccagctctgtcagcactagactgtaactacctcctccatctgtccaggttggactttcattctttctgtctgtcagttgttgtctgtctgttgtccggtctctgtatgtcttgacttgctggtcggccgtttactccacctgcgtgtcttctcttgtcgttctcctgtttgcagttgtatgtcacatttagtctgtaagcttttatgttgtatctctgacatgtttttattctgtccattttaacattgttctaccttattttatttgctttatctgtagattgtatttgtaatcttatgtttttaggtttgttcttaacatcagcaacattgggactacagatgaaaaatagcctcttggctaactctggcacatttactgcaatgtttttatcaatgtgcactgtcccttattaaataaaccattttaaaaaaaaacgtgtcTATTGGTCAATATGTTTTCCAATTATTCAgaatgtttacttttttttctcacattgTTTTGAACATGTTTAGTTTTGGGACATTTTCTTCTGACTTTTATTGAAACGATCAATCAATGAACCAAGAAACCGATCAGCATTGATTCTGATCAGATGACTCCATGAGTTCAATAAGTGGATCATTATGAACCGTTATAACGACTATAAAACATTTGGGGTACAGGAGGCTGCCAGTTATTCTCATGACGTCAGCCTCACAGCGGTAAAATATAAATTacacttttattctttttttatctcaacTTTCTCATTTTTCAGCATTTTCATACATTTGTTGGTCCTTTTTtgcgtttttttattattaaacatacAATATTCTTTTGTCAAATATATACGTAAGCCTGCAGTCAATACAGGACGTGGGCTCTCTGATGAACGGGTGGAGTACAAGTACGGGAACACGTTACATCACTTAATACTGCCGAGCGCCAGGAACTGACAGGAACGGAGCGGACAGTGAACGCACCGGCAGCCCAGCGCTCCTCCACCAACAGGACGCCGTTCTCTGATTGGTTGATCGTTCAAAGCTCCGGACGTCTCGGGTGGTGAAACACACTCCAGATCAGTTTCATCCGTTTAGCTCTGTAACGCGACACCGCCGATAGTTACGAAACAAGGTTataggtaaacaacaacaaaatgacagAAGTGTCAAAG
Coding sequences within it:
- the ero1a gene encoding ERO1-like protein alpha isoform X1, whose amino-acid sequence is MKLLLLLLLLLQVPGCADSRCFCQVTGDLDDCSCDVETIDGFNNDRLLPKLQALLEEDYFRFYKVNLNKVCPFWGVSSQCGLKDCAVKTCSPNQVPEGIRSSSQEQFSADVNECEQTENLGSVDDSLSDETREVLLDWSEHDDGEQSFCVEDDDESPDSQYVDLLLNLERFTGYRGPEAWRVWTSVYEENCFKPPGVKRKLFYSWLQGQCVEKRAFYRLISGLHASISIHLSARYLLEDRWFQKRWGHNVSEFRRRFDSELTGGEGAARLRSLYFLFLVELRALAKALPFFQRPEVRLFTGRPEEDRRLKGMLLHVLQLARSFPLHFDETSLFTGDEKEAGQLKEDVRLAFLNISRVMDCVDCFKCRLWGKLQTQGLGTSLKILFSERQIEAPPLSSGQRPRFHLSRQEIVSLLNAFGRVSTSIRELKNFRSLLAEE
- the ero1a gene encoding ERO1-like protein alpha isoform X2 gives rise to the protein MKLLLLLLLLLQVPGCADSRCFCQVTGDLDDCSCDVETIDGFNNDRLLPKLQALLEEDYFRFYKVNLNKVCPFWGVSSQCGLKDCAVKTCSPVPEGIRSSSQEQFSADVNECEQTENLGSVDDSLSDETREVLLDWSEHDDGEQSFCVEDDDESPDSQYVDLLLNLERFTGYRGPEAWRVWTSVYEENCFKPPGVKRKLFYSWLQGQCVEKRAFYRLISGLHASISIHLSARYLLEDRWFQKRWGHNVSEFRRRFDSELTGGEGAARLRSLYFLFLVELRALAKALPFFQRPEVRLFTGRPEEDRRLKGMLLHVLQLARSFPLHFDETSLFTGDEKEAGQLKEDVRLAFLNISRVMDCVDCFKCRLWGKLQTQGLGTSLKILFSERQIEAPPLSSGQRPRFHLSRQEIVSLLNAFGRVSTSIRELKNFRSLLAEE